One stretch of Corallococcus exiguus DNA includes these proteins:
- a CDS encoding patatin-like phospholipase family protein translates to MSQSLTLLAGPDALRILRERGLRAEDVDILPGASGGPKWLGLEGIDRVLFGELLQQPRTRPLHLIGSSIGSWRLACLAQKEPVAALRRFADAYLEQRYPPKPSPSLVSERSATILDSLLGPDGMEEILTHPWARLHVVTTRCKGLLAMEQSSMQLAGFVLGALANAVSRRTLGLHMERVVFHTAGDSSPFAGLKDLPSVHRPLTRDNLRPALIASGSIPMVLAGVHDIPGATRGTYRDGGVVDYHLDVDYGTGDGLVLYPHFYPYVVPGWFDKSLKWRRAGPLNFRRALIITPSPAHLARLPGGRIPDRSDFTEMKADDRIRAWKQVLTEGDRVADELRELLASGRIADHVQPL, encoded by the coding sequence ATGAGCCAGAGTCTGACCTTGCTTGCGGGCCCCGACGCCCTGCGCATCCTCCGGGAGCGCGGACTGCGCGCGGAGGACGTGGACATCCTTCCAGGCGCTTCCGGTGGACCGAAGTGGCTGGGGCTGGAGGGAATCGACCGCGTGCTGTTCGGCGAACTCCTCCAGCAGCCGCGCACCCGGCCGCTGCACCTCATCGGCAGTTCGATCGGGAGCTGGCGGCTGGCGTGCCTTGCGCAGAAGGAACCTGTGGCCGCGCTGAGGCGCTTCGCGGACGCGTACCTGGAGCAGCGCTATCCGCCCAAGCCTTCGCCCTCGCTGGTCAGCGAGAGGAGCGCGACGATCCTGGATTCCCTCCTGGGGCCGGACGGCATGGAGGAGATCCTCACGCACCCGTGGGCGCGCCTGCATGTCGTGACGACCCGGTGCAAGGGATTGCTGGCGATGGAGCAGTCCAGCATGCAGCTCGCGGGCTTCGTGCTGGGCGCGCTGGCGAACGCGGTGAGCCGGCGGACGCTCGGGCTCCACATGGAGCGCGTGGTGTTCCACACCGCCGGGGACTCCAGCCCCTTCGCCGGACTCAAGGACCTGCCGTCGGTCCATCGTCCCCTCACGCGCGACAACCTGCGCCCGGCGCTCATCGCATCGGGCTCCATTCCGATGGTGCTCGCGGGCGTCCACGACATCCCCGGCGCGACTCGCGGCACGTACCGGGACGGCGGCGTCGTCGACTACCACCTGGACGTCGACTACGGCACGGGTGACGGGTTGGTGCTCTATCCGCACTTCTATCCGTACGTGGTGCCCGGCTGGTTCGACAAGTCGCTCAAGTGGCGGCGCGCGGGTCCGCTCAACTTCCGCCGCGCGTTGATCATCACGCCATCGCCCGCGCATCTGGCGCGGCTGCCCGGTGGACGCATCCCGGACCGTTCGGACTTCACGGAGATGAAGGCCGACGACCGGATCCGCGCGTGGAAACAGGTGCTGACCGAAGGCGACCGCGTGGCCGACGAGCTGCGTGAGCTACTGGCCTCGGGTCGCATCGCGGATCACGTCCAGCCGCTGTAA
- a CDS encoding alpha/beta hydrolase, with the protein MNSQSPAVRKNAEALRGASRLAVQATRGVMGLVEEVHCTIASGPSVLGRPLERPARAVTGWIYSTLQEATRHVGAGLDAVLARLSPWLGDSAPGPQREAVVSALNGVLGDALEAQGNPLAIPMAFRVHGQPLCLEPEALRAALPEAGSRLLVLVHGSSMNDLQWSRRGHDHGAALARDLGYTPVYLHYNSGLHISRNGRALSALLEQLVACWPVPLESLTLMGHSMGGLVARSACLAAEAEGQAWRPLLRGLVCLGSPHHGSPLERGGSWVDVLLEISSYSAPFARLGRIRGAGVTDLRFGNVLDEHWEGRERFGWGGDARRGVTLPEGVACYAIAATTAKALAERLPGDGLVPVDSALGQHALPELTLRFPEANQRIIPGANHLDLLDHPEVYATLRTWLAS; encoded by the coding sequence ATGAACAGCCAGTCGCCAGCCGTCAGGAAGAACGCGGAGGCCCTGCGGGGTGCCAGCCGCCTCGCGGTGCAGGCCACCCGGGGCGTGATGGGGCTCGTCGAGGAGGTGCACTGCACCATCGCCAGCGGGCCGTCCGTCCTGGGCAGGCCGTTGGAGCGCCCGGCGCGGGCCGTGACGGGGTGGATCTACTCGACACTCCAGGAGGCCACGCGGCACGTGGGGGCGGGGCTCGACGCCGTGCTCGCGCGGCTCTCGCCGTGGCTGGGTGACAGTGCTCCGGGGCCTCAGCGGGAGGCGGTCGTCTCCGCGCTGAACGGTGTGCTGGGGGATGCGCTGGAGGCACAGGGCAACCCGCTCGCGATTCCGATGGCGTTCCGGGTCCACGGGCAGCCGTTGTGCCTGGAGCCCGAGGCCCTGCGCGCCGCCCTCCCGGAGGCAGGGAGCCGGCTGCTCGTGCTGGTCCATGGCTCCTCGATGAACGACCTTCAGTGGAGCCGGCGGGGGCATGACCATGGCGCGGCGCTGGCGCGCGACCTCGGCTACACGCCGGTCTACCTCCACTACAACAGCGGCCTGCACATCTCCCGGAACGGGCGTGCGCTCTCCGCGCTGCTGGAACAGCTCGTGGCCTGCTGGCCCGTGCCGCTCGAATCGCTGACGCTCATGGGGCACAGCATGGGCGGACTGGTGGCGCGGAGCGCGTGCCTCGCGGCGGAGGCCGAGGGCCAGGCCTGGCGGCCCTTGTTGCGCGGGCTCGTCTGCCTTGGGTCTCCCCATCACGGCTCACCGCTGGAGCGCGGTGGGAGCTGGGTGGACGTGCTGCTGGAGATCAGTTCGTACAGCGCGCCGTTCGCTCGCCTGGGACGGATCCGTGGTGCTGGCGTCACCGACCTGCGCTTCGGCAACGTGCTCGATGAGCATTGGGAAGGGCGGGAGCGCTTCGGGTGGGGTGGGGATGCCCGTCGCGGCGTCACGCTGCCGGAGGGCGTGGCCTGCTACGCGATCGCGGCGACCACCGCGAAGGCGTTGGCGGAGCGGCTGCCCGGTGACGGGCTGGTCCCGGTGGACAGCGCGCTCGGGCAGCATGCCCTGCCCGAGCTGACACTGCGATTCCCGGAAGCGAACCAGCGGATCATTCCGGGCGCGAACCACCTGGACCTGCTCGACCACCCGGAGGTCTACGCCACGCTTCGCACGTGGCTCGCTTCCTGA
- a CDS encoding VOC family protein codes for MLRILSGALLVLTLGGCAASPPRPSPTVPPKGTARMRLGNFSVSLAVKDLAISRAFYEKLGFQVIGGNAAQNWLILQNETSTIGLFQGMFDKNILTFNPGWDRNAQTLADFDDVREIQRSLQARGLPLATAADASSTGPASLMLTDPDGNTILIDQHVPKPGQ; via the coding sequence ATGCTTCGAATCCTCAGCGGCGCGCTGCTTGTCCTCACCCTGGGCGGCTGCGCGGCGTCGCCTCCGCGTCCCTCGCCCACCGTTCCACCCAAAGGCACCGCCCGCATGCGCCTCGGCAACTTTTCCGTCAGCCTCGCCGTCAAGGACCTCGCCATCTCTCGAGCGTTCTACGAGAAGCTCGGCTTCCAAGTCATTGGCGGCAACGCGGCCCAGAACTGGCTCATCCTTCAGAACGAGACCAGCACCATCGGTCTGTTCCAGGGCATGTTCGACAAGAACATCCTGACGTTCAATCCCGGCTGGGACCGCAACGCCCAGACACTCGCTGACTTCGACGACGTCCGCGAGATCCAGCGGAGCCTCCAGGCCCGCGGTCTGCCCCTCGCGACCGCCGCCGACGCGTCCTCCACCGGGCCCGCGAGCCTCATGCTCACCGACCCCGATGGCAACACCATCCTGATTGATCAGCACGTCCCGAAGCCGGGACAGTGA
- a CDS encoding 2OG-Fe(II) oxygenase, with translation MPEYVTHRDALPRAELESLGDALLGSRFVARSPLMGTFRASRGFAFIFTREGRATLEARFPFLSVYLRRILDDDSARGLLPWTQRWFGGRDTRPRPNAFYLNLLLLDAGTPVGRHIDATLQEPSGVPDATPEHVSVLYLRVPKGAQGGTLRLLRDNQLQGEVRPRPGLLVHFRGNLQHEVEPFTGGPEGALRASLVCEQYAFADDVLPRLPVFRIQSKAGFSAYLEAQRERDGAAPSVGTLEE, from the coding sequence GTGCCCGAGTACGTCACCCACCGCGACGCCCTGCCCCGCGCCGAGCTGGAGTCCCTGGGGGATGCCCTGCTCGGCTCCCGCTTCGTCGCGCGCAGTCCGTTGATGGGCACGTTCCGCGCGAGCCGCGGCTTCGCGTTCATCTTCACGCGCGAGGGCCGAGCGACGCTGGAGGCCCGCTTCCCGTTCCTGTCCGTCTACCTGCGCCGCATCCTCGACGACGACAGCGCGCGCGGGCTCCTGCCGTGGACGCAGCGCTGGTTCGGTGGCCGCGACACACGTCCGCGCCCCAATGCGTTCTATCTGAACCTGCTGCTGCTGGACGCGGGCACACCGGTGGGACGGCACATCGACGCGACATTGCAGGAACCGAGCGGCGTTCCGGACGCGACACCCGAACACGTGAGCGTCCTGTACCTGCGAGTTCCAAAAGGCGCGCAGGGAGGCACGCTGCGGCTGCTGCGAGACAACCAGCTCCAGGGCGAGGTGCGGCCCCGTCCGGGCCTGCTGGTCCACTTCCGGGGCAACCTCCAGCACGAGGTCGAGCCCTTCACTGGAGGTCCGGAAGGCGCCCTGCGCGCGAGCCTCGTCTGCGAGCAATACGCCTTCGCGGACGACGTGCTGCCCCGGCTCCCGGTGTTCCGCATCCAGTCCAAGGCGGGCTTCTCCGCCTACCTGGAGGCCCAGCGCGAGCGCGACGGCGCGGCCCCTTCCGTGGGAACGCTGGAGGAGTGA
- a CDS encoding LysR family transcriptional regulator, whose product MDQLFTLRTFVAVARQGSFTGASRHLRISPSVATRAVAQLEERLGLALLTRTTRSVRLTERGQIYLESCQRLLEDLDEADRRVRGENAEPRGELHLSAPIVFGRLHVLPVVQKLLAAHPALSVRMHLSDRNQHLVDEGIDAAVRLGELKDSSLIALKVGTVRRVLVASPHYVKQHGVPRSPAELNRHEIIAFEGLDATNEWRFGEREKPVRIQPRLILNSADALIAAAEQGLGIARTLSYQVADPVLAGRLVLLLGAFAPPLVPVSVIYPGRRSTSANVGAFVRTARSHFEEHPLLPVEAWRPPRPAGGKARR is encoded by the coding sequence ATGGACCAGCTCTTCACGCTCCGGACGTTCGTCGCCGTCGCCAGGCAGGGAAGCTTCACGGGCGCATCCCGCCACCTCCGCATCTCTCCGTCGGTGGCGACCCGCGCTGTCGCCCAGCTCGAGGAGCGGCTCGGGCTCGCGCTCCTCACGCGCACGACGCGCTCCGTCCGACTCACCGAACGTGGGCAGATCTATCTGGAGAGCTGCCAGCGGCTGCTGGAGGACCTGGATGAGGCCGACCGGCGCGTCCGGGGCGAGAACGCCGAGCCGCGAGGCGAACTCCACCTCTCCGCGCCCATCGTCTTCGGACGGCTTCACGTCCTACCGGTGGTCCAGAAGCTGCTCGCGGCGCATCCGGCCCTGTCCGTCCGCATGCACCTGTCGGACAGGAACCAGCACCTCGTGGACGAAGGCATCGATGCGGCCGTCCGCCTGGGGGAGCTGAAGGACAGCAGCCTCATTGCCCTCAAGGTCGGCACCGTCCGCCGCGTGCTGGTGGCCAGCCCCCACTACGTGAAGCAGCACGGGGTACCCCGCTCGCCCGCCGAGCTGAACCGCCATGAGATCATCGCCTTCGAGGGCCTCGACGCGACGAACGAGTGGCGGTTCGGCGAAAGGGAGAAGCCGGTGCGCATCCAGCCCCGCCTCATCCTCAACAGCGCGGACGCGCTCATCGCGGCGGCGGAGCAAGGCCTCGGCATCGCGCGCACGCTCTCGTACCAGGTGGCGGACCCCGTGCTCGCGGGGCGGCTGGTGCTGCTCCTCGGAGCGTTCGCGCCGCCACTGGTCCCGGTGAGCGTCATCTACCCCGGCCGCCGCAGCACCTCCGCGAACGTGGGCGCCTTCGTCCGCACGGCGCGCAGCCACTTCGAGGAGCACCCGCTCCTGCCGGTCGAAGCGTGGCGCCCGCCCAGGCCCGCGGGCGGCAAAGCCAGACGCTGA
- a CDS encoding pyridoxamine 5'-phosphate oxidase family protein has translation MGRFARLAFTPAVRALQEQNGSRAAYARIERAGDAPDVLTPDEAEFLAQRDSFYMASMGANGWPYIQHRGGPPGFIRVLDPHTLGFADYRGNKQYISAGNVSENDRVALIFVDYPNRARLKVLAHASVITRETDPATMERLEVPGQSAKAERGFVLRVEGFDWNCPQHITPRFTEAELDEMLRPVSTELQTLRTENRSLREELARLRRSPV, from the coding sequence ATGGGCCGTTTCGCAAGACTCGCCTTCACGCCCGCAGTGAGGGCGCTCCAGGAGCAGAACGGGAGCCGTGCGGCCTACGCACGTATCGAGAGGGCAGGGGACGCACCGGATGTGCTCACGCCCGACGAGGCGGAGTTCCTTGCCCAACGTGACAGCTTCTACATGGCCAGCATGGGCGCGAACGGTTGGCCGTACATCCAGCATCGGGGCGGTCCGCCGGGCTTCATCCGGGTGCTGGACCCGCACACGCTGGGCTTCGCGGACTACCGGGGGAACAAGCAGTACATCTCCGCGGGCAACGTCAGCGAGAACGACCGGGTCGCGCTCATCTTCGTGGACTACCCGAACCGTGCGCGCCTGAAGGTCCTGGCGCACGCGTCCGTCATCACCCGCGAAACGGACCCCGCGACGATGGAGCGCCTGGAAGTCCCCGGGCAAAGCGCGAAGGCCGAACGCGGCTTCGTGCTCCGCGTGGAGGGCTTCGACTGGAATTGTCCCCAGCACATCACGCCCCGGTTCACCGAGGCGGAGCTGGACGAAATGCTGCGTCCGGTGTCGACCGAGCTCCAGACGCTCCGCACGGAGAACCGCTCCCTTCGCGAGGAGCTTGCGCGCTTGAGACGGTCCCCGGTTTGA